The DNA region AGTCACCGACGATCTTGACGATATCGGCCTGCTGCTTAACGGTTTGGGCGAAGTTGTCGGACATACCTGGTGGATGAATTCTTAGTTTAGATGAGTGAGCGACGCGGAGGCATAACACTGGCTCTCACCGATTAGGCAAAGACGGCCACACTCAGACGTTTACGATCCACCCTTCGCGAGAAAGTGACCCACGTCAGAAACTCGCGTAAAGGCGTCGTATCATAGATGACTGTATGGCATTTCCTATCAAAGTTTGTGTTGTGTGCTCCGAAGAGTTTGAGTTGAAGCCGGACAAGCCTGGTTTCGCTAATCGTTGTCCAGAGTGCAGTGCGCCCGAATCGAATGACGATCCCCTCGACAAACAGCGCATGGACGCGGATGAACGCAAGTCTGCCAGCGAAGCGAACGAAGCCCGACGGCAGGCGATGCGCAATCTGCTTTATCGCAAGGACAGCTAACGGCTCTTCGTCCAGACAATGCTCCATAGCTGAAAGTTTTCGGCCCCCCTCGATGTTGGTGACGCATGGAGCGCAGCGGTTATGCTTGCGTGGCTCTTCAGGAAGGAATGTTTATGGCAGCGGCCCTGGATCTGAAGGAACGGTTTGCCCACGGACAGGAACGGCGCAAGCAGATGCGGCGGACCCTCCACGCGGAGTGGAAGGCAGGGACGCGCAGGAAGAGTCCGCTGAAGCTGCTGGCCGCGTCGATGCGGGGAAGGGTTCCGGCGCTGGTGACGCTGAAGTATGAGCGTATGACATGCTCTCCGTTTGGCTACTTTCGCGGTGCGGTGCCGGTAATGGCGTATGACCTGTCGCTGGTGAGCAATACGGGCATATTGAGTCAACTGTGCGGCGATGCGCATGTGCGCAACCTCGGCGCGTATGCCGGGCCGGATGGGCGGCTGGTCTTCGACATCAACGACTTCGATGAGACGATCGTGGGGCCGTTTGAGTGGGACGTGAAGCGGATGGCCACAAGCCTGGTGCTGGCGGGACGCGAGGCGGGCGCTAAGAAGATGCATTGCCGCGAGGCCGCAGCGGCGTTTCTGGAGCGCTATCGCTGCTGCATCGCTGGGTTTGCGCGAATGCCGGTGCTGGAGATGGGGCGGTATCAAGTGCATCGGTTGAAGGATGTGTCGCCGATAGAGGGAATCTTGAGGATGGCGGAGCGGGCGACCCCGCTGCATACGCTGTCGGCATTGACGGAGGCGCGGAAGGCCTCGGGCCATCATAGTGATCGGGTGTTTAAATCGACGCCTCCGGTGCTGACGCGAGTGAAGGGTAAAGAGGCTGAGCGTGTGGTGGCTTCTCTGAAACTTTATGTGGAGAGCCTGCTGCGCGAGCGGCGACATCTGTTCTCGCAATACAAGCCGGTGGACGTCGCGTTCAAGGTAGTAGGGACAGGCTCGGTGGGGCTGCGCGATTACTGCGTCTACATGGAGGGCAATGGGCCGAAGGACCCACTCTTCATCCAGATCAAGGAAGAGGCGGCGTCGGCGTATGCGTCTTATGTTGGTCAGGTGAACGAACGTGACGGGCTATCGAATCGCAGGGGAACCTATCACCAGGGGCGGCGCGTGGTAGAGGGAGAGCGAGCGATGCAGATGCAGTCCGATCCATTTCTTGGCTGGACAACGATCGAAGGGCGCGACTATCTGGTGCGGCAGCTCAGCGACCATAAGGCTGCGATTCAGGTGGGCGACCTGAAGGCAGGGCTGATGGAGTATGCGACCGTGTGCGGGGAGCTGCTGGCGCGAGGTCATGCTCGGTCAGGCGATTGCATGATGCTGGCAGGATATCTGGGGAAGTCAGCGAGGTTCGATGACGCAGTGGCGAAGTTCGCCGAAGCGTATGCGGACCAGACAGAGCGCGACTGGCATGAGTTAGTGCAATGGATGAAGAAGGCTGGAAAGAACCTTGGCACACACCACGACTAACCATCAACTTGCCACCGAATAAAACTTAACAAATTTGCGCTCTATGCAGTGTTCACTGCTGCGTTGCCTTTTACGACGCGTGCGTCTGCTGGGTGGGAGCGCCTGTGCTGTGCGTGCCACCTTTGTTGTAGTTGAAAGGTATTTTGCATGCAGGTGGAAACTTCGGGATAGTCTGTGTGTTTCAGTAGAGGCAGGTTAGAACGCGGCCAGTATGGCGCTGCTCTAAAAGATTTGAGGCGGCGGCGTTGCCGTAACGCTATTTCCGAGGTAAGTG from Edaphobacter paludis includes:
- a CDS encoding DUF2252 domain-containing protein; the protein is MAAALDLKERFAHGQERRKQMRRTLHAEWKAGTRRKSPLKLLAASMRGRVPALVTLKYERMTCSPFGYFRGAVPVMAYDLSLVSNTGILSQLCGDAHVRNLGAYAGPDGRLVFDINDFDETIVGPFEWDVKRMATSLVLAGREAGAKKMHCREAAAAFLERYRCCIAGFARMPVLEMGRYQVHRLKDVSPIEGILRMAERATPLHTLSALTEARKASGHHSDRVFKSTPPVLTRVKGKEAERVVASLKLYVESLLRERRHLFSQYKPVDVAFKVVGTGSVGLRDYCVYMEGNGPKDPLFIQIKEEAASAYASYVGQVNERDGLSNRRGTYHQGRRVVEGERAMQMQSDPFLGWTTIEGRDYLVRQLSDHKAAIQVGDLKAGLMEYATVCGELLARGHARSGDCMMLAGYLGKSARFDDAVAKFAEAYADQTERDWHELVQWMKKAGKNLGTHHD